TGATTGGGCTGCCCGCCGCGATCCTGCAGCAGGCGAAATGAATCGTTTGTATGCTGTCGAAAGTCGATTCACAACTACCGGACTCGCAGCTGACCATCGACTGCCAACACGTTCTGTCGATCTTGGTTTCTTTCTCACAAAGCTTGAGAACCAGGTTCAAGGTTTGTTGTCAGGCAAGAAATCGGAAGCCGCCGGTGATAGTTATGCAGAAAAAGTCCTCGCAGCTATGGCTGAGGATTTGGTTGCCAATCAGGGAATGAGTCTGGTTGCGATTGGAGCAGGTCAGCCTGCTGAACTGCATGCCCAGGTTCACGCATTGAATGAGCGGTTGGGTAATGTTGGTAAAACGATTCGCTATACCAAAGAGCCCTTGGCGAGAGACATTTCTTCTGTTGATGCATTGGCAAAATTGACTGCAGAAATGCAGTCTGGAGCCGTCGATACGTTAGTGATTATTGGTGGGAATCCTGCTTATAACGCTCCCGGTGATATCGACTTTGTGACTGCATTGACTAAAGTTCCCAATTCTATTCATCTGGGTGAATATGAGGACGAGACCTCTCTGTTATGTAAGTGGCACCTCCCGAAAACGCATCCCTTTGAGCAATGGGGTGATGCTCGTTCTTATGACGGGACACTATGTGTTGCACAACCTCTGATTGAGCCACTGCATGATGGCAAGTCAGAAGTTGAACTACTGGCAATGTTATGCGGCGAAAAACATCCGAGTACTCTGGAATTGATTAAAGAAGCTGTGAAGGGTTCATTAGATCCGATGGCCGTGAACGCTTCCTGGCGTCGTCTGGTACATGATGGTGTTTTAAAGGGGAGTACACTGGATGCTGTATCGCCCAAAGCAAAGACACTACCGCCAGCGAAAACTGCTGAGGCAGCTACCGAAGAGTTTGAGTTGGTATTTTATCCCAGCCCACAAGTTTATGACGGCCGATTTGCAAACAGTGGTTGGTTGCAGGAAACTCCCGACAACCTTACAAAAGTCACTTGGGATAATGCTGCGATTATTGCCCCCAGTACGGCCAAGAGTCTGGGAGTGGAATTTGGTTCTGTCGTAAAGCTGATTTTGGATGGGAAATCGCTCGAACTGCCAGCCTATGTACTTCCAGGGCAGGCTCCGAATTCGATTGCAGTGGCCTTGGGGTATGGTCGAACAGCAGCCGGTCTCGTCGGTGGTGATGTTGCTCGGGATGTTGCACCGGTTGGGGAAAATATTGCAGCGCTCCAGTCAAAGGGGAAAACAGATTTTGCTACCGGACTGAAGGTTGAAAAAACGAATAAGCAATACGAACTCGCGATTACTCAAGATCATCATAGTATCGACACTGTTGGTGTGGGCGAAATTCAAGGTCGGGTTGGCCAGCTTGTTCGTGAAGGCGACGTCAGTGAGTACAAAAAGGATCCCAGTTTTGCCAAAGGGCGAACACACCATCCTGAACTGAAATCCTTATGGGAAGAGCTTTCCTATGAGGGGCAAGCTTGGGGAATGTCTGTCGATTTAACAAAATGTGTTGGCTGTAATGCCTGTATGGTTGCCTGTCAGGCAGAAAATAATGTTCCTGTTGTGGGGCGCGAACAGGTGATCAATAGTCGTGAGATGCATTGGTTGCGTGTAGATCGTTACTTTACCGGTGATGATGTTGATAATCCTGGTGTTTCGATTCAACCCATGTTTTGCCAGCAATGTGAATTGGCTCCTTGTGAGCAGGTTTGCCCGGTTGCTGCGACTGTGCATACAGACGAAGGGTTAAATGACATGGTGTATAATCGCTGTGTAGGAACCCGTTATTGTGCGAATAACTGCCCTTACAAGGTACGAAGGTTTAATTACTTTAACTACAACAAGGTCTACGAGGATCCTAATCGAAAATTACAGGCATTGGTTCTCAATCCTGAAGTGACTGTGCGTCATCGTGGAGTCATGGAAAAATGTACTTATTGTGTGCAGCGTATTAAGGCTGTCCAGATTGAAGCCAAAAATGAGCAGCGTCCCATTGAAGATGGTGAAATTGTCACTGCCTGCCAACAGGCATGTCCCGCAAAAGCCATTGAATTCGGTGACTTGAATAATGAGAAATCACTTGTTGCTAAAGCACATGCAAATCCTAGATCCTATGCGGTTCTCTCTGAGTTGAATATCAAACCGAGAACCGCTTACTTGGCCCGTATATTAAATCCGCATCCTTCTTTGGCAAAACCATCGACAGAGGGGCATGGGTATGGAGAGCAACACGCTGATGCTGATCACCAAGAAAAAACGGAAAAGCATTAGTAATTAAGAAATAGAGATGAGTTTAACGGTTAGATTTACCAATCCTTAGAATTATAAGTAAAGATATCAAAAGCCATGGCTTCAGTAACAGCAGAGCCAATTGACACAACAATCGAAGTTCCCGGTAAGCGAACACCGCTTGTGACCGGCGCCCACAATTATGGCACAGTGACCGACGCCGTCTGTAGACTGGCTGAATGCAAAACGCCCTTGGCTTGGTATGTGGCGTTGGGTATTTCGGCTTCCCTGATGGGAATGCTGTTTGGTCTGGTGGGGTACTTGATCATCACAGGTGTCGGTGTCTGGGGTAACCGCAGTCCTGTCTTCTGGGGCTGGCCGATTGTGAATTTCGTGTTCTGGGTCGGAATTGGCCATGCTGGTACTTTGATTTCGGCTATTTTATTTTTGTTCCGTCAAGACTGGCGGACTGGAATCAACCGTGCTGCAGAAGCAATGACAATTTTTGCCGTCATTTGTGCAGGCTTGTTTCCTGGGATTCACATTGGTCGGGTTTGGCTGGCGTATTGGTTATTCCCAATTCCCAACCAGATGGCAATGTGGCCTAACTTTCGTAGTCCTTTGTTATGGGATGTGTTTGCTGTTTCAACTTATGCAACAGTTTCCCTTTTGTTCTGGTATATGGGCATGATTCCTGACTTGGCATCGTTGCGAGATCGGGCAAAAGGAAAAATTCAACAATTTGCCTATGGTTTGTTTTCGCTGGGATGGAATGGCTCTTCCAGGCATTGGCATCGTTACGAACGAGCTTACCTTCTACTAGCCGCTTTGGCGACACCACTGGTGTTAAGTGTGCATACCATCGTTAGTTTTGACTTTGCTGTTTCTCAGTTACCAGGTTGGCATACAACAATTTTCCCTCCTTACTTTGTGGCAGGTGCGGTCTTTAGTGGGTTTGCGATGGTGTTGACTTTAATGATTCCCGTCAGATCGATTTGCGGAATCAAGGATTTACTCACTGATCGTCACCTCGAAAACATGACTAAAGTGATTATCGCCACAGGTTCGATGGTGGGATATGCCTATGCGATGGAATTTTTCATTGCCTGGTATGGTGGTAACCGTTATGAAACCTTTGCTTTCATTAACCGGGCTTTTGGTCCCTATGCCTGGGCCTATTGGATTATGGTGACTTGCAACGTCATCAGCCCTCAGTTGTTCTGGATTAAAAAAATCCGCACCACCCCCTGGATGATTTTTGTGGTTTGTATTTTTGTGAATATTGGTATGTGGTTTGAGCGTTTTGTAATTACGGTCACATCCCTAAGTCGTGACTTTCTGCCCTCCAGTTGGGGATATTTCAAACCCACCATTGTTGATGTTTTAATGTTAATTGGTAGTTTCGGTTTGTTTATGACATTGTTTCTGCTCTTCTGTAAATTTTTGCCTATGGTTGCAATGGCAGAAGTCAAAAGTGTAATGCCGCGTCCTCATGGCAAAGGTGATCATTGATCAGAACTCACACTAGCAGCATGTCAGTCAAATACGACTTAACTTATTATTGAATTAAAAAATTATGGCAACGACGATCGAACAATCAGAAGAAACAAAAGCAAAAGCAGAGCCTGAACTTCTTGGGTTACTTGCTGAGTTCGATGATCCTGATGCATTGATCGAAGCATCAAAGAAAGTCCGTGATGCGGGCTATCGTAAGTGGGATACACACACTCCTTTTCCGATTCATGGAATTGATGAAGCGATGGGGATCAAGTGGACTATTCTACCTTGGATTGTTGCCGGCTGTGGGCTCACCGGTGGTACGATTGCCGTTGGCATGCAATATTGGATGAACGCTGTCGATTATCCTTTCCTAATCAGTGGTAAGCCCCTTTTTAGTATTCCCGCCAGTATTCCGATTACGTTCGAACTTTCTGTTTTGTTGGCTGCCTTTGGTGCGTTTTTGGGAATGCTGGGCTTGAATCAGTTGCCAAAGCTATACAATCCGATTTTTAAGTCAGAGGCGTTTCGTCGTGTGACAAATGACCGGTTCTTTGTCAGTATGGACGCAAAAGATGCAAAGTTTTCTGAGATCGATACGGGCGAGTTTTTGAACTCACTTAACCCGATTAATGTTGAAGAGTTTTGGTCTGATACCGAATCTCCCAAATTACCTCGTAATCTCACATTGGGCTTGAGTCTGGTTGGCGTAGTGATGTTACTCTTGGCCGGTTTGGTGGCTTATGTACGTACAACAACATCGCCAGATCCGCGGATTCATATTATCCAGGACATGGACTTCCAGCCCAGTCTGAAGGCTCAAAATACGACAAACCTCTTTCCCGATGGTCGGGAAATTCGTCCCAATCTCAAAGGAACTATTCCTCGTGGGCAATTCAAAGACGACAATATTCCTTTCTATTATGGTTTGAAGTACCTTCCTGAAGATCAAGATGTGGTAACGATTGCATTACAGGAAGAGAAAAAAGCAGACGATAAAACGGCTACTGACAAGAAGGCACCAGCAGAAAAACCTGCCGCTCCTGCTGCAGTGGATCCTGTTGCAGCCAAGCTGGACAAGTTGCCTTGGGTGACAGAATTTCCGGTACCAGTTACAGAAAAACTGATGGCTCGTGGTAAAGAACGCTATCGAATTTACTGCTCTGCCTGTCATGGGCTCGGCGGTGAGGGTGATGGTCTGGTTACGCTTAGAGCCATGGAATTACTACAGGGAACCTGGGTGAAACCAGCCTCTTATCATACAGAAAATGTACGAAAGCTTCCCATCGGGCGACTTTATCATACGATTACGAACGGTGTCCGCAAAATGCCTGCATATGGTTCACAAGTGACACCTGAGGACCGTTGGGCCATAGTTCTTTATTTGAAAGCGTTGCAGAAGAGTCATCAAATTGACGCAGATACGATTTCAGAAGCTGAAAAAAGAAAACTTCGAGACATTAAGTAATAAAGTAAACTCCACTGGCAACTTGTAGAATTTTAATCCGTGGTGAACAAGAAAAGTTATGCAAACCTCATCTGACACAAATAATAAAGTTTCCGTTCAAACACTGGCTGAACTGGGGCCGCTTCCTATGAAAGTCGCCCTTGGATGCTCAGTGCTATTGCCAGTGGCATTTGTGTTGGGGTTTTTAATGGATAACGGAACGGAACTTTTCGCGTTCTCTTATCTGCAAAGTACTTTTTTCTTTTTGAGCATTTCTCTAGGTGCGTTGTTTTTTGTATTGATTCAACAATTGACACGCGCGGGTTGGAGTGTTGTCTTACGTCGTATTTCTGAATTTATTTCAATGGGAGTGATCCCTTTAGCTGTCCTGGTACTGCCAATTGTGTTAGTGACGCTTTCTGGAAGCGATATTTTATATCAATGGGCGAGTTCTAAAAATGTTGCTGGTGATCACCTTTTGCAGGCCAAGGCCCCTTACTTAAATAGTGGTTTTTTTGCACTAAGATATGTGATCTATTTTGGATCCTGGATATTTCTGGCACGTTTCTTTTTAAATAAGTCCGTTGCTCAGGACGAAAATGGTGACCCTGAATTAACACTTTTGATGGAGCGGCGGAGTGGTCCGGCACTTTTGCTTTATGCATTTACGATTTCATTTGCTGCGATCGATTTTATAATGTCTCTGGACGCTCACTGGTTCAGTACAATTTTTGGAGTCTATTATTTTGCTGCTGGTCTAGTTGGTTTCTTTAGCACTCTGGCTATCACTTTAATTTACCTCCGTAGCAAAGGTCTATTGCAAGAGCCGATCAATGTTGAGCATTTACATGATGTTGGTAAGTTACTGTTTGCTTTCAACTGCTTCTGGGCGTACATCGCCATTTCGCAATATCTTTTGATCTGGTATGCCAATATTCCTGAAGAAACTGTATTTTTCCTTCACCGTCAAGAGCATGGTTGGGGAATCATTTCTTTGATCCTGGTCATCGGTCACTTTGCGATTCCGTTTGTATTCTTCATGTCACGTTGGATGAAGCGGAATCCCAAAACTTTGTTTTTCTGGGCCGCGTACTTACTGGTCATGAACTGGATTGATATTTTCTGGCTTGTAATGCCGAATGTAAAATCAGGAAGCGGTGATTTCTTAGGCGTTTCCTTCGCAATGATCTTAATGAATATCTGTTGTACGGTTGGAGTTGGTGGAATCTATGTTGCTGGATTACTGAAATTTGCTGGGCAAAAATCAGTGATGCCGGTGAGAGATCCAAGGCTAGAAGAGTCACTTAAGTTTCACAATATTTAATCACCGGCTGGTCTGGTAAAAGATTGGCTCCTTTAGAAATAAGAGAACGGAATATGTCGAGTCATAAAGCAGCATATGATGATCTCGATACAACGATGATCGCTTATGTTGGGACCGTAGGAACCATTATTACTTTTTTCCTTGTATTCGGGATTGCCGCGTTTTATTACGCATTTGCAAAGACGGAAAACGAAAAAAAAGTAATTAATGTTCCAGAAGTAAATGCGGAGAGTATTCTCGCCAATCAGGCAGCTGCTCTCACTGAATATCGTTGGATCGATCAGGATAAAAATATCGTAGCAATACCTATTGACCAAGCTATGCAGATTGTTGTTCAAGAGGAACAGAAGAAGCAGGCAAAAGCAAAAACAAAGAAACCATGAACTCTAAACAGTCCTTTATTCTGACTCTTTTTCTCTCGGCATTATTTGTAATGCCTGTGCAGGCAGAGCGTATGGAAAAAGCACCTAAGGATATCGAGTCTCTCGATGTGATTGAGCATCTGGATAGTCGTCTTCCTTTAGGATTAGAATTTCAGGACAGTAATGGTAAACGGGTTAAACTCGAGGATTATTTTAAGAAAGATCGTCCCGTAATTCTTTCTCTGAACTATTCTAATTGTCCGATGCTGTGTTCGTTACAGCTGACAGGGTTGGTCAGGGGGCTTAAGGATTTAGAGTGGTCAACAGGTCAACAATATGATTTCGTGTCCGTGAGTATTGATCCGAAAGAGACATATCAGCGTGCCAATTTAACAAAGCAAAAATACTATAAAGAATATAATCGTTCGGGAACAGGCGACGGTTGGCACTTCCTTTGTGGTGATCAGCCAGCGATTACAGAAATAGCAAAGGCAATTGGAGTACAGTACAAATACGTTGAGGAACGCAAGGAATTTGCACACCCGGCTGTTTTGGTTGTGTGTACTCCTGACGGCCGCATTTCCAGATATTTATATGGAATTCAATTTCCAGAGCAGACATTAAAATTAGCCTTAGTTGAAGCATCAGAAGGTAAGATTGGTTCAACCATTGATCGTTTTTTACTGTTTTGCTTCCATTACGATGCAGACAGTGGTCGGTATGCCCCGACTGCTCGCAATATTATGAAAATTGGTGGTTTTGCGACCGTCTTTATTCTGACTGTCGTTTTGATTCCCTATTGGCGGGGTCGAAAAGGCAGAACAGAAATCGAAATAGTCCAAACACAAAAAACAGCAGACGGAACCTGAGTTAAACTGGTTTCTTTTACTAAACATATTTGTGTTTGAGCTGGATTTGGTAACGACTTTATTATTTTTAACACTCAACAGTTGATTGTGTGAATGCAGATGAAACTATTCATCCCGAACTTATTAGCGAATGACGAGGCCGGGTTCTGGTTCCCGCCCCAGAGTTCTACAGTGGCAGAATCGAGCGATTTTGTATACTTCTTTATCCTCTATGTCTGCACGTTTTTCTTTGTGTTGATCGTCGGTTTAATGGCGTTGTTTATGTTTAAGTACCGCCATCGACCTGGAGTTGAAGCAGAAAAAACCGCCACCCATAACCTGATGCTCGAACTTTCCTGGTCTGTGATTCCTACACTTCTAGTCATTATTATGTTTTGGATTGGTTTCACTTCCTATCTAGACATGCGAACGCCACCCGACTCTTCTTACGAAATTGATGTGGTTGCCAAAAAATGGTCCTGGGCGTTTAAGTATCCTAATGGTTGGATTGAAAGTGAGTTACATATTCCCAAAGGTGAAAATGTGACTCTAACAATGTCCTCAGATGATGTGATTCACAGTTTGTGGGTTCCCGCATTCCGAACAAAAATGGACGTCGTTCCAGGACGCTACACACAACAATGGTTTAACGCAACGAAAGCAGGCACATATCCTTTAATGTGTGCTGAATATTGTGGTCAGAAGCATTCAGAAATGATCTCAAAAGTAGTCGTTCATGAAACACGTGGCGACTTTGATAAGTGGCTAAAAGTTGCTGCTGATATTCATAAAAATAAGACACCTGTGGAAGCAGGAGAATATTTTTACAAAACGAGAGGTTGTATACAGTGTCATTCCATTGATGGTGTGAAAAAGAATGGTCCCTCATTCAAAGGCCTCTTCGGAAGCGAGCGAAAGTTTACTGATGGAACTTCAGCTATCGCAGATGCGAATTATATTCGTAACTCGATTCTCGAACCGCAGTCTAAAATCGTGGTCGGATTTCGACCAATTATGCCTACGTTTAAAGGGCAACTAACTGATCAAGATATTACGGCCATTATTGCATTCATCAAGAGTCTAAAATAATAGAAATATTCTGTATTACACTTGTAAGAATTGAGCGAATTAAATTGAAATTGAGAACTAGGTTCTCAATTGTGTTTCTGGATTCTTTAATCCAACGTTATTTGAACTTATCCAGGAGGCTGGAAGATGGCAACTGTAGTTGACTCCTCCAATCCAAAATCGAATTTACCGGTCCAATACCGAGAATTAAATTATTTAAACTGTTCGAAAGGTTGGAAAAGCTGGTTTTTCACTCTCGATCATAAACGAATCGGTGTTATGTATTTGATAGGCGTCACAGCTTCTTTCTTTTTTGGAGGAATCTTTGCCGTTCTATTGAGAACCGAGCTATTATCACCGACTAAAATTCTGATGGGCCCTGATGCTTACAATCAGATGTTTACGCTGCATGGTGCCATCATGACATTCCTGGTAATCATTCCTGGTGTACCAGCCGCGATAGGAAATGTGATCTTGCCGGTCATGCTGGGGGCGAAAGATGTTGCGTTTCCGCGTATGAATCTTTGTAGTTTTTACCTTTGGATGTTTGGCGCGGCATTTTTTGTAGCCGCCATCGTTTTAGGTGGGCTAGATACTGGTTGGACATTTTATACACCATATAGTATCACCACAAATACGGCTGTCATCACGGCTTTATTAGGTGTGTTTATATTGGGCTTCAGTTCCATTTTTACCGGATTGAATTTTATTGTCACCATCCATACGATGCGTCCTCCAGGAATGTCCTGGTTTAAGATGCCTTTATTTTTATGGGCACTTTACGCAACAGCCTTGATTCAAGTATTAGCTACACCCGTCCTTGGAATTACCGGTCTACTGTTGGTAGTAGAGCGTGCCTTTCACATCGGAATTTTTGATCCCGCATTAGGTGGTGACCCGGTTTTGTTTCAGCACTTCTTCTGGTTCTATTCCCATCCTGCTGTCTATGTGATGATTCTACCAGCCATGGGTGTAATCAGCGAGGTTATCGCTGTCCATAGTCGCAAACACATTTTTGGATATCGTTTTATTGCCTACAGTAGTATTGCAATTGCCATATTTGGCTTTCTCGTATGGGGACACCATATGTTTGTGTCCGGACAATCTAAAGTAGTCGCTGTCATTTTCAGTGCGATTACCTTTAGTGTTTCTATCCCGTCGGCTATTAAAGTGTTTAATTGGCTGACGACGATGTATAAAGGCTCAATTCGGTTTACCACGGCCATGTGTTATGGATTGTCCTTTATCTTTATCTTTTCCATCGGTGGTTTGACTGGTTTGTTTTTGGCAACTCTGGCGACTGATATTCACTTACATGATACTTACTTCGTGGTAGCTCACTTTCATTATGTGATGATGGGTTCTTCTCTGGTGGGACTGTTTGCGGCAGTGCATCACTGGTGGCCAAAAATCAGCGGTAAGTTGTTTAGCGAATTCTGGGGGCGGATTGCTTGTCTGGGTGTGTTTACCGGGTTCAATTTGACGTTCTTCCCACAATTTATTTTGGGAACTCGAGGAATGCCACGAAGGTATTATACGTATTTACCTGAATTTCAAAATTTACATATTATGTCAACAATGGGAGCATATCTGTTAGGGATTAGTTCCGCTTTGATGGCTGCTACGTTGATTTATTCAGTCTATCGTGGAAAGAAGGCCCCCGCAAATCCATGGGGAGGCGCATCACTTGAGTGGCAGTGTTCTTCGCCACCACCTCATAATAACTTCGACCATCCTCCACATGCCGGTGATCCGTACGTGATGGAGTCGGTCGTTTACGATGAGGAAGTTGAAGGTTTCGTTCCTGTTGAGTGTCATGAAAAAAAGACGGGAGCAACGACCGCATCAGGAGATAATGAAGTTTAATGAATACTGCGGCCACCACTACCACAGACGAACATGTTGATAGTCACGATCATGAACATCATGATTCCCGCTTGGCGCATCATTTTGACTCTCACCAGCAACAGTTTGACACAGGAAAGCTGGGGATCTGGCTGTTTCTGGTCACGGAAGTTTTGTTCTTTAGCGGCTTATTTGGTTTTTACGCCGTCTATCGCTCATTACATCCTGAAGTATTCCTGTATGCCAGCCAGTTTCTGGATACCGTTTTAGGTGCAGCCAACACAGTTGTATTGCTCTTCAGTAGCTTGACAATGGCGTGGGGAGTCCGTTGTGCTCAACTAGGTCAAACGAGAGGCCTTTTGGTCTGTCTGGTGACCACACTTGCCTGTGCTGCGATCTTCCTGGGAGTGAAGTCCTTTGAGTACACAGAAAAAGCACACCATGGCCTCTTATGGGCAGGTATGTACCAGAGCCCTGAGCATCATGAACATGGAGACGAAGCGGCAGCACCGGCTGCGAATGGTAAAGATGCATCAGATCATGCACATGCGAGTGCAGATGATCATAGTGATGATGCTTTGTTTGAGAAAACGAAGCACACACTTTCTTACATGACTACAGTGTTATGGGGAGTGATTGTCCTTGCCGGAATCGGCTTTGGTGCACTGATTAAAAATCCGAATAAGAAGACACTTGCGACAGTCGCAGGATGTGTTTTGGTTTCAGCAATTGGTATGCAGTTAGGAGCATATGCCAGTATTGGTTATCATCATTTTGGGCATGCAGCTGAACCGACGGATCAAGAAATTGAGATGGCAGAAACTATTCCCGCAGAGTATGCAAAGCAAAAAGAAAAAGTACCTGAACCCAAATTGGCTGGTACGTTTTTTAGTGTGTATTTCTGTATGACTGGCTTACATGCAATTCATATTGTAGGTGGAATGATTGCTATCAGTTGGCTTATTGTTCGGACTGTTCATGGCGCGTTTACAACTTATTACTTTGGGGCCGTGGATTTTGTAGGCCTGTATTGGCATCTGGTTGACTTAATCTGGATCTATCTATTCCCGTTGTTATACCTGATCAATTAGTGGATGTTGTTAATTCAATCAATGAGAAAGCTTTTGGGCTTCAAATTATTTTAATAAAAAGAGACGGAATGATTCATCATGTCAACTCATGCTGAAAGCGAGACTCACTCAGACGATACTCAAACTTGTGAGGTGCATATTGTACCTGTCAAAGTTTTAGTAGGAGTTTTTATAGTATTGGTTGCTTTAACTGTCCTCACAGTTGAAGCGGCTAAGTTTGATGTGGGACGAGCAGATGTCATTGTTTCGATGACGATTGCCACGATTAAGGCTTCGTTAGTTGTATTTATTTTTATGCACCTATGGTACGATAAGCCTCTTAATCGAATTGCATTCTTTTTCTCAATTGTCTTTGCTGCCTTCTTTCTTTGTATGATTTTGCTGGACTCACATGCTTACGACGATTATGTTAAAGGATTTCAGCAAGACAAAGCTTCCAATGCTGTTATGCCTGCACCGGCACCAGCACCTGAAACGGCACCAACTCAAAAATAATGTTGAACTTGGTCAAGTTCTCTGTGACAATAAAGATAGCTTTTGCTCATTCTTCTCATGATGAGCGCTAGTAACTACTCCTCGTTTAAGTACGGTGGCAGGTTAGTATGTCCACTTTCCGGAGTCGAACTGTTCGAAATCGTTTTGCGCTGTTATTCACTTCTCGAGATCGGCTAAGCCAAAGAGATTTTGGTTTGGCAATCTTCCTGTTTAGTGTCGCAGTGCTTTTTATGGGTGGACTACTCGCATATATAATTGTACGTGTTAACTTGGCTGAGCATCATCAACCAGTGGCTCTCGTAATTCCTCCACTTCTTTGGTTGAGTACGGCTCTTCTGTTTTTGGGAAGCATTTCGATTCACCGTGCTTTGTATTTTGTCCGGCAGGAAAAGCAACAGCAGTTTCGGAATTGTTTGAATCTTACGTTTCTTTTAGGTGGGGCGTTTTTTGTAATTCAAACTTTAGGATTGGTTCATCTTCTCCGGCAACACTCAGAAATCCTACTTGGTGTAGAGCATCTCAAAAATGCGTACAATTATCCCAGTAGCTATGGTGTTCTTTTTTCCTTTGTATTACTGCACGCTGCCCATTTTCTGGTCGCCTTTGGTCTTCTGGGGATGATCATCTTTAGAGCGTATCTCAATCAGTATGACCATGAATATCACTGGGGAGTCCATGCCTGTTCGGTAGTATGGCATTTTCTCGGAGCACTCTGGGTGATTATGTTGCTATTGTTCTGCTTTGTTGGATAAGTTGTTTGTCAGTGAAACTTTAAGAGCTCTTTCTTCATCCAGCTTGTGTTAATTTTACATAGCA
The Gimesia aquarii DNA segment above includes these coding regions:
- the coxB gene encoding cytochrome c oxidase subunit II, yielding MKLFIPNLLANDEAGFWFPPQSSTVAESSDFVYFFILYVCTFFFVLIVGLMALFMFKYRHRPGVEAEKTATHNLMLELSWSVIPTLLVIIMFWIGFTSYLDMRTPPDSSYEIDVVAKKWSWAFKYPNGWIESELHIPKGENVTLTMSSDDVIHSLWVPAFRTKMDVVPGRYTQQWFNATKAGTYPLMCAEYCGQKHSEMISKVVVHETRGDFDKWLKVAADIHKNKTPVEAGEYFYKTRGCIQCHSIDGVKKNGPSFKGLFGSERKFTDGTSAIADANYIRNSILEPQSKIVVGFRPIMPTFKGQLTDQDITAIIAFIKSLK
- a CDS encoding cbb3-type cytochrome c oxidase subunit I, producing MATVVDSSNPKSNLPVQYRELNYLNCSKGWKSWFFTLDHKRIGVMYLIGVTASFFFGGIFAVLLRTELLSPTKILMGPDAYNQMFTLHGAIMTFLVIIPGVPAAIGNVILPVMLGAKDVAFPRMNLCSFYLWMFGAAFFVAAIVLGGLDTGWTFYTPYSITTNTAVITALLGVFILGFSSIFTGLNFIVTIHTMRPPGMSWFKMPLFLWALYATALIQVLATPVLGITGLLLVVERAFHIGIFDPALGGDPVLFQHFFWFYSHPAVYVMILPAMGVISEVIAVHSRKHIFGYRFIAYSSIAIAIFGFLVWGHHMFVSGQSKVVAVIFSAITFSVSIPSAIKVFNWLTTMYKGSIRFTTAMCYGLSFIFIFSIGGLTGLFLATLATDIHLHDTYFVVAHFHYVMMGSSLVGLFAAVHHWWPKISGKLFSEFWGRIACLGVFTGFNLTFFPQFILGTRGMPRRYYTYLPEFQNLHIMSTMGAYLLGISSALMAATLIYSVYRGKKAPANPWGGASLEWQCSSPPPHNNFDHPPHAGDPYVMESVVYDEEVEGFVPVECHEKKTGATTASGDNEV
- a CDS encoding cytochrome c oxidase subunit 3 codes for the protein MNTAATTTTDEHVDSHDHEHHDSRLAHHFDSHQQQFDTGKLGIWLFLVTEVLFFSGLFGFYAVYRSLHPEVFLYASQFLDTVLGAANTVVLLFSSLTMAWGVRCAQLGQTRGLLVCLVTTLACAAIFLGVKSFEYTEKAHHGLLWAGMYQSPEHHEHGDEAAAPAANGKDASDHAHASADDHSDDALFEKTKHTLSYMTTVLWGVIVLAGIGFGALIKNPNKKTLATVAGCVLVSAIGMQLGAYASIGYHHFGHAAEPTDQEIEMAETIPAEYAKQKEKVPEPKLAGTFFSVYFCMTGLHAIHIVGGMIAISWLIVRTVHGAFTTYYFGAVDFVGLYWHLVDLIWIYLFPLLYLIN
- a CDS encoding cytochrome C oxidase subunit IV family protein, which translates into the protein MSTHAESETHSDDTQTCEVHIVPVKVLVGVFIVLVALTVLTVEAAKFDVGRADVIVSMTIATIKASLVVFIFMHLWYDKPLNRIAFFFSIVFAAFFLCMILLDSHAYDDYVKGFQQDKASNAVMPAPAPAPETAPTQK
- a CDS encoding heme-copper oxidase subunit III; the encoded protein is MSTFRSRTVRNRFALLFTSRDRLSQRDFGLAIFLFSVAVLFMGGLLAYIIVRVNLAEHHQPVALVIPPLLWLSTALLFLGSISIHRALYFVRQEKQQQFRNCLNLTFLLGGAFFVIQTLGLVHLLRQHSEILLGVEHLKNAYNYPSSYGVLFSFVLLHAAHFLVAFGLLGMIIFRAYLNQYDHEYHWGVHACSVVWHFLGALWVIMLLLFCFVG